DNA sequence from the Stenotrophomonas sp. 24(2023) genome:
GCCGGGTGTGCGTGGGCCTGGCGTCCAGCGATGACAGCGTGCGGGTGAGCGTGGCCGATGATGGCCCGGGCGTGGCACCTGCGCTGCGCGCGCAGCTGTTCCAGGCACCGGCGGCGCTGGGCGCGCGGCGCGGTGACAACGGCGGGCTGGGGCTGTTGATCGTGCAGCGCATCGTGCAGCTGCACGGGCGCCGCATCGACCTGCTCGACAGCCCGCAGGGGGCCTTGTTCGTGTTCGAGCTGCCGCGCGCCGATGCCGGCGGCGACGCCCAGGACTAGGCGGGCGTACAGCCGCCGGGCCCATCGCCGTCGTCGGGCAGCGTGGTCACCATCGGCAGCACCAGCCGCACGCACGCACCGCCCAGGCGTGAATCCAGGATGTCGACCACGCCGTTGTGCTTGTCGGCCACCACCTGCACCAGCGCCAGGCCCAGGCCGAAGCCGGGGCTGGCCGGGTCCAGGCGCACATAGGGCTGGAACACCTGCAGGCGGTGTTCCAGGCAGATGCCCGGGCCATCGTCCTCCACCTGCAGGCACAGCGTGCCATCGTCGATGGCCGCCACGATGCGTACCTGCGTGCGCGCATAGCGCAGGGCATTGGCCAGCAGGTTGCGCAGTGCCAGTTCCAGCATCTGCCGGTTCAGGCATACCAGTGCGGTCGGGGGCAGCACCTGCTGCACCTGGACCTGCAACGGCAGCGGATCGAACTGCGACAGCACGCCACGCACCACCGGGGCCAGCTGCACGCGCTGGCGGGTGAGCTGCTGGCAGCGGCCAAGCGCGGCATATTCCACGCCGGCATCGGTGAGGTGCTGCAACCGGTCCACGTCGATGCGCAGGCCATCCACGGCCGCCAGCTGTGCATCTTCCAGCCCGGCGTCCTCCAGGTCAGCCAGCCCGAAGCGCATGCGTGCCAGTGGCGTGCGCACTTCATGGGCCACGGCCTGGGCCAGCACGCGCTGGCTTTCCAGCAGCTGCTGCAGCTGCTCGGCCATGTGGTTGAACGCCTTGGCCAGCGGCCGCACCAGCGCGGTGCCGGCGCGCGGCGCGCGGCTGTCGAGCTGGCCATCGCGCATGCGCCGGGCAGTCTGGGCCAGCTGCGATACATCGCGCCACAGGCGGTAGACCATCACATACATCGGCAGTGCCACGGCGACCATCAGGATCAGCAGCACGATGGCCACGCCGGACACATCGCTGTCCTGCCAGCTTTCATCCGGCAGCGGGTAATCCACCAGCGGGCCGAGCACCACGGCCTGGTTGCTTTCGCCCAGGCGCTGCACGCTGCGCATGTGCTCCACGTCGATCTGCAGGGTGCCGTTGTCCAGCCGCGCGCGCTGGCGGGCCGGCAGCAGCTGTTCGGCCTGCTGCAGCGGCATGACCTTGAGCGTATAGGCGAATTCGTTGTCCAGCTCGCGCGACAGCACCGGCCACGCTTCAGGCGGTGTCTGCGCGAAGCGGTGCTGCAGCAAGGCATGGGTGCCGCGCATCTCGGCCTGCAGGCTGGCTTCGGTGCGGTCTTCCAGCAGGCTGTCCCACAACCACAGCCCGAGCACGATCAGCAGCAGGTGGGCCAGCAGGAAGCCGATCCCATAGCGCATGAAATGGAAGGCATGGCCCCGCATGGAAACCTGGTTGCTCATCCCCAGGCCGACCGGCTGAACAGGTAGCCACGGCCACGCACGGTCTTGATGCGTTCGGGCTGCTCGGGGTTGTCGCCCAGCTTGCGGCGCAGGCGCGAGATGCGCGCATCGATCGAGCGGTCCAGGCCATCGAAGGCGATGCCGCGCAGGCCACGCAGCAGGGCATCGCGGTCCAGGATCTGGCCGGCATTGCGCGCCAGCAGGTGCAGCAGGTCGAACTCGGCAGTGGTCAGGTCCAGCAGCCGGTCCTGCAGGTGGACATTGCGGGTGGACGGATCGATGGACAGCTGGCCGAAGCGGAGCATGCCATCGCGCGGTTCTTCGCGACGGTGCCGGCGCAGGTGGGCACGCAGGCGGGCCAGCAGCACGCGGGGTTCGATCGGCTTGCCGATGTAGTCGTCCGCGCCCAGTTCCAGCCCCAGCACCTGGTCGATGTTGTCGGTGCGGGCGGTCAGCACGCAGATGATGCCGTCATAGTGGGGACGTACACGACGGCACACTTCGAAACCATCCTGGCCGGGCAGGCCCACGTCCAGCAGCACCAGCGACGGCGGATCGGCGAGGATGCGCTCGATGGCACGCTCGCCGCTGCGCTCGTGCGCGACCTGGTAGCCATGCCGCTGCAGGTACTCGGTCACCATCGTGCCCAGACGGGCATCGTCTTCGACCAGAACGATATCCAGCATTTTCAAGGGGTCTCCGGTGATGCGGCCGCGGCGATGCTAGCCCAGCCCGACGCTCCTCCGGCCGAACAGGGGGGGCATGTTCAGCCGGGGTTGCTGCCGCCTGCCGCTCCGGCCTTGTGCCCCAAGGGGGCGCGAGACTGTGACGGACGCCGCTGTTACGTAATGTTACCTGACGATACATGACAGTGACGGGCGCTGACAGCAATGCGACTGAAAGCGACCGGGCCCCGGCGGAGCATGGGGGTATCGACCCAGGAGCCTGCCATGTCGCCGCGATCGCCTGCCCTTGCCCCGTCCTGCCTTCCGGCCCTGGCCTGTGGAGGGCAGCCGTGAGCGGGCTGGCCGGGTTGTGGGGGCCTGCCGCCGGTGACGAGGTGCTGCTGGCGCAGGTGGCGCCGATGCTGCAGGCGCTGCAGCAGCGCGGGCGTGGTCGCAGCGGGTTCGCCAGCGACAGCGCGGCCGGGCTGGTGCTCGGCCATTGCCGGGCGGCAGGCGATGCCCCCCTGCAGCCGCTGGGCTCGGCCTGCGGGCGTTACCTGGTCTGTCTGGACGGCCGGCTCTACAACCGTGAGCCCCTGCAGGCCTGGATCGGCGATGTACCCCGCATGGCCAGTGATGCCGCCCTGCTGCTGCAGGCCATCGGCCGCTGGGGGGTGGAACGCACCGTACAGGCCATCGAGGGCGCTTTCGCGCTGGTGGTCTGGGACCGCCAGGCACGTGCGCTGTGGCTGGCGCGCGACCCGGTCGGCGAACGGCCGCTGTACTACGGCTGGCACGCGGGGCATTTCCGCTTCGGGTCCGAGCTCAAGGCACTGCAGGCTTCACCGGCGTTCGATCCGGCCATCGACCAGGACGCGCTGAGCCTGCTGCTGCGCCATGACTACGTGCCGGCACCGCACACCATCTACCGGGGCATCCACAAGCTGGTGGCCGGTGCGCTGCTGCGGGTGGACCTGGCCGACATGGCCGCGGGTGGTTCCGATGAGGCGGCGCAGGGGGGCCGCCTCTACTGGTGCCCGCGCCAGGCGCTGCGCGCCGCACTGGATGATCGCCCGGACGAGGTGCCCACGCTGGAGGCGGCCACCGACCAGCTGGAAGAGGTGCTGCAGCGGGCCATCGGCAGCCGCATGCATTCCCCGCTGGCCTGTGGTGCGTTCCTGTCCGGCGGCACCGATTCATCGCTGGTGGTGGCGATGATGCAGGCCCAGGCCGCAGTGCCGATCGAGGCATGGACCGTCGGCTTCGATGACCCGGGGCATGATGAAAGCGAATGGGCTTCGCAGGTTGCCCGCCACCTGGGCGTGAACCATCACCTGCACCGCATCGATGCCCTGCAGGCCCGCGACCTGCTGGCCCAGCTGCCGCAGGTCTGGTGCGAGCCGTTCGCCGATTCCTCGCAGGTGCCCACGCTGCTGGCCAGCCAGCTGCTGGGGGCGCGCAAGCCGGTGGCACTGACCGGCGACGGCGGCGATGAACTGTTCTTCGGCCACCCCAGCTATGGCCGTGCGCTGCGCAACGCGCGGCTGTGCGGGGGCCTGCCCGAGTGGGTGCGCAGCCTGGCCCGTCAGGGCGGGCGCCACCTCGATGCCGAGCGCGCACGGCTGGGCGGCTGGCGGGCGTTGCTGGCCGAAGTCTCCGCCGATGATGTGGAAGGCCATTACCTGCAGCGGGTCTCGCGTTGGCGCGACCCGGCACGGGTGGTGCGCGGTGCGCGTGAACCGGCCACCGTGTTCGGCCAGCGTGACCTGGCGATGCCCGCCGAGGCGCGCATCCAGCTGCTGGATTTCCGCATGGACCTGGCCGAGGGCATCCTGGTCAAGGTCGACCGTGCCGCGATGGCCTGTGGCGTGGAAACCCGCTCGCCGCTGCTGGACATGGAAGTGGTGCGGCTGGCCTGGCGCCTGCCACAGCACCTGAAGTACCACGACGGCGAGCACAAGCGCATCCTCAAGCACCTGCTGGCGCGCTACCTGCCCGAACCGCTGGTGTACCGCCCCAAGCGCGGCTTCGGTCCGCCGATGGCCAGCTGGCTGGCCGGGCCGCTGCGCGACTGGGCCGAGGCGCTGCTGGACCCGCGCCTGCTGCGCGAACAGGGCTGCTTCGACGCCCCGCGCGTGCGTGCCCTGTGGGAGGCCTTCCTGCGCGGGGAGCGCAAGTGGCATACCCACCTGTGGAATGTGCTGATGTTCCAGGCCTGGCATGTGCACTGGCATGGCGCACGGTCGCTGCGGCCGGCCCACGTACCGTTGCCGGACGTGCGCGCCGCGTGACCGGCCGGGCACGGGGCCGCGCAGCGCGTGCGTCCGTGCCCGGCCAGCGGGGGGCGGGGTGTTCTGCTTGGCAGCGGCCTAAAAAAAGGCCCCGACAGAGGGAGGGATCTGTCGGGGCCTGCGATTGCATGGGGGGAGGGACCCATGCAATGTCCGGTGGCGTCGCGTCAGTGGCTGTTGCCCGCCGCGCCTGCCGTGTTGTGCGTTGTTCCTGCCTGTACCGCGGCCTGCCACGCCTTTCTGCTGCGCAGGCCCAGGTCCATGACCTGCTGGTGGGCATCGGCCCAGCGTTCCAGGCTGTCGTTCAGCAGCTGCGTGCCCTTCGGCAACAGCTGGCGGATGCCGTCCGGCCCCGGGCTGCGGGCCAGCTCACCCAGGTAGCCGGTGGTCTGCGCCAGGTCACTGCCGAACGCCTTGAGCTGCACGCCGAACACGCCTTCCGCAGTTTCCAGCGCGACGCGGCTGGCGCGCTGGGCAGCGTCGGCCAGCTGGCGGGTGGCATCGCGGAAGGCGTCGTGGGCAGCAGCCATCACAGGAGCATCGATAACCTTGATGCAATGCAGCATACGCCGATCATGACGCATTGCAACAAGAATCTTCGCCCAGCACGGGCTGGGCGATCATCGTCTTTCAGATCAATGTGTTGCGTGCCGGGCGGGCACGCTTTCCCGCAGGCTCAGGGGCCGCGGTAGCGGCAGCCGGACGTGCAGGTTTCATGCACGGTGATCTCGCTCAGGGCCGGCAGCAGCGGCTTGAGCTCGTTCCAGATCCACACCGCCAGGTTCTCGCTGGTCGGGTTTTCCAGGCCGGGAATGTCGTTGAGGTAGTGATGGTCCAGGCGGTCGTAGATCGGCTGGAAGGCGGCCTTCACGTCGCCGAAGTCCATGATCCAGCCGGTCTGCGGGCCCGGTTCGCCTTCCACCTTCAGCTCGACGCGGAAGGAGTGGCCGTGCAGCCGCGCACATTTGTGCCCCGGCGGCACGTTGGGGAGGCGGTGGGCGGCCTCGAGCATGAACACTTTGAAGATTTCCATGGCGCATTGTAGCGCCGGGCGGGCAGGTGCCGAGGGCCCGGCAGGCACCGTGGCGTAAGGGATGCGTGAAGAAATTCTTTCCATCGCGATGAAGAGATGATAATTTCTCTTATATCCGTATGAAGAGATGTTATTGGTCCGGCCGCAATCCGGCATGGACTACTGCGGAACTTGTCGTCAGCAACCACCCCACGATTCCCATGCCCCAGCACACCCTTCTCGTGGCGGCTCTTGCCACTGCCCTGGCCACGCCATTGTCCGCGGCCGCCGATACCGCCACCGACGCCAGCGCCGATGCCAGTACCCTGGCCGCCGTGCGCGTCACCGGCTCGAACATCAAGCGCACCGACACCGAAGCCTCCAACCCGGTGCAGGTGATCGGCCGCCAGCAGCTGGAACAGTCCGGCAAGGCCACCGTGGCCGACGTGCTGCGCTCGATCTCGGCCAACACCGGCAACGCCACCAACGAAACCACCAACAACGGCTGGGCCTCGGGCTCGGCGGGCATCGGCCTGCGCGGCCTGTCGCAGAAAAACACGCTGGTGCTGCTCAACGGCCGCCGCTTGGCCAACTACGGCTTCCCGTCCAACGGCCTGTCGGACACCTTCGTCAACCTCAACGCCCTGCCGCTGGTGGCGGTGGAGCGCATCGAGGTGCTCAAGGACGGTGCCTCGGCGGTGTACGGCTCCGATGCCGTGGCCGGCGTGGTCAACATCATCACCCGCCAGGGCTTTGAAGGCGCCGAGATCGGCGGCAGCGCCGGCACCGCCGACCAGGGCGGGCTGGACGAGCACAAACTGCATTTCGTCGGCGGCATCGGCGATCTGGACAAGGACCGCTACAACATCCTCTTCAGCCTGGAAGGCTACAACCGCGAACGCCTGGACCAGGACCAGCGCGACCTGACCCGCAGCGGCATCTATACCGACGTGCCCGGTGGCCGCTGGAACGGCTGGTCGGCCAAGGGCGCCCGCTATCTGGTCAACGGCGTGTCGGTGCCGATGCTCGACGCCAACGGCAACTGCCCCACCGGCACCACCCGCGTGGCCAGTGCGCCCATCGATGGCCTGCCCGGCGATACCTGCGGCTTCAACCAGGCCCCGTACACGACGCTGATCCCGTCCACCAAGCGCTGGCAGGCCTACGCCAACGGCACCTTCCGTCTCAACGACAGCGTCGATGCATTCGGCGAAGTGCTGTACAGCGACATCAAGGGCACGTCCTGGTTCGGCAGCAGCCCGTACTTCACCCTGGAGGGCGGCCGCTTCGCGCTCAACGCCACCAGCGGCCTGGCCGAGCCGGTGTCCAACGCCCTGCCGGCCAGCAGTCCGTACAACCCGTATGGCCGTGCGGTGCCGATCGAATACACCTTCTTCAACCTCGGCGGCACGCTCAAGACCAACCGTTCGCGTGCCTACCGCGGTGTGTTCGGCCTGCGTGGCAGCATTGGCGGCTGGGATTGGGAAGCGGCCGCGTTCGGTGCGCGCAGCAGCGAGCATGAAACCGTGTCCGGTGGGTTCGCCAACCGTTGGGCACTGGCCAGTGCGCTGGCCAGCGGCAGCTACAACCTGCTCAATCCATCGGCCACGCCGCAGTCGGTGCTCGATGCGATCAACCTGTCCACCGCGCGCCCGGCCGAATCGGTGCTGCAGGGCGTGGATGCGAAGGTGTCCGGCACGCTGGGCCGCACCTGGGCGGGCGACATCGGCTTTGCCGCCGGTGCCGAATGGCGCCGCGAGAAACTCGATTCC
Encoded proteins:
- a CDS encoding TonB-dependent receptor, with the protein product MPQHTLLVAALATALATPLSAAADTATDASADASTLAAVRVTGSNIKRTDTEASNPVQVIGRQQLEQSGKATVADVLRSISANTGNATNETTNNGWASGSAGIGLRGLSQKNTLVLLNGRRLANYGFPSNGLSDTFVNLNALPLVAVERIEVLKDGASAVYGSDAVAGVVNIITRQGFEGAEIGGSAGTADQGGLDEHKLHFVGGIGDLDKDRYNILFSLEGYNRERLDQDQRDLTRSGIYTDVPGGRWNGWSAKGARYLVNGVSVPMLDANGNCPTGTTRVASAPIDGLPGDTCGFNQAPYTTLIPSTKRWQAYANGTFRLNDSVDAFGEVLYSDIKGTSWFGSSPYFTLEGGRFALNATSGLAEPVSNALPASSPYNPYGRAVPIEYTFFNLGGTLKTNRSRAYRGVFGLRGSIGGWDWEAAAFGARSSEHETVSGGFANRWALASALASGSYNLLNPSATPQSVLDAINLSTARPAESVLQGVDAKVSGTLGRTWAGDIGFAAGAEWRREKLDSNNPWQIDAGLQIRPAIAEVHGERKVSAAYAEVNVPLASTLELSAAARADHYDDFGDAFSPKIGLRWQPLDILLVRASASRGFRAPSLSENSNSTSIAYGSVVDPRDPDVPGSRQNPTFFTVGNDALKPERTRSVNVGVVLSPWANTSLSADYYRISLDNLVGTNNTQTLVNDNVPGAVLRDERGKLLAVYNRYQNLSELKTSGIDVELRQRIPTAQLGDFTVSSAFTHVRDYRRPSVTGGPLEDFAGSNLGPTLPKNKATTTLEWAYSDFRTALTWYYTGGYDQKASAAAQAVQSRVDSFSQLDLYLAWTGIDKLTVYAKVQNLADKAPPYDASFPGIRAPYDFTQYDLRGRYFTVGFDYRF
- a CDS encoding ATP-binding protein; this encodes MRGHAFHFMRYGIGFLLAHLLLIVLGLWLWDSLLEDRTEASLQAEMRGTHALLQHRFAQTPPEAWPVLSRELDNEFAYTLKVMPLQQAEQLLPARQRARLDNGTLQIDVEHMRSVQRLGESNQAVVLGPLVDYPLPDESWQDSDVSGVAIVLLILMVAVALPMYVMVYRLWRDVSQLAQTARRMRDGQLDSRAPRAGTALVRPLAKAFNHMAEQLQQLLESQRVLAQAVAHEVRTPLARMRFGLADLEDAGLEDAQLAAVDGLRIDVDRLQHLTDAGVEYAALGRCQQLTRQRVQLAPVVRGVLSQFDPLPLQVQVQQVLPPTALVCLNRQMLELALRNLLANALRYARTQVRIVAAIDDGTLCLQVEDDGPGICLEHRLQVFQPYVRLDPASPGFGLGLALVQVVADKHNGVVDILDSRLGGACVRLVLPMVTTLPDDGDGPGGCTPA
- the queD gene encoding 6-carboxytetrahydropterin synthase QueD, whose product is MEIFKVFMLEAAHRLPNVPPGHKCARLHGHSFRVELKVEGEPGPQTGWIMDFGDVKAAFQPIYDRLDHHYLNDIPGLENPTSENLAVWIWNELKPLLPALSEITVHETCTSGCRYRGP
- a CDS encoding winged helix-turn-helix domain-containing protein yields the protein MLDIVLVEDDARLGTMVTEYLQRHGYQVAHERSGERAIERILADPPSLVLLDVGLPGQDGFEVCRRVRPHYDGIICVLTARTDNIDQVLGLELGADDYIGKPIEPRVLLARLRAHLRRHRREEPRDGMLRFGQLSIDPSTRNVHLQDRLLDLTTAEFDLLHLLARNAGQILDRDALLRGLRGIAFDGLDRSIDARISRLRRKLGDNPEQPERIKTVRGRGYLFSRSAWG
- a CDS encoding phasin family protein — its product is MAAAHDAFRDATRQLADAAQRASRVALETAEGVFGVQLKAFGSDLAQTTGYLGELARSPGPDGIRQLLPKGTQLLNDSLERWADAHQQVMDLGLRSRKAWQAAVQAGTTHNTAGAAGNSH
- the asnB gene encoding asparagine synthase (glutamine-hydrolyzing); the protein is MSGLAGLWGPAAGDEVLLAQVAPMLQALQQRGRGRSGFASDSAAGLVLGHCRAAGDAPLQPLGSACGRYLVCLDGRLYNREPLQAWIGDVPRMASDAALLLQAIGRWGVERTVQAIEGAFALVVWDRQARALWLARDPVGERPLYYGWHAGHFRFGSELKALQASPAFDPAIDQDALSLLLRHDYVPAPHTIYRGIHKLVAGALLRVDLADMAAGGSDEAAQGGRLYWCPRQALRAALDDRPDEVPTLEAATDQLEEVLQRAIGSRMHSPLACGAFLSGGTDSSLVVAMMQAQAAVPIEAWTVGFDDPGHDESEWASQVARHLGVNHHLHRIDALQARDLLAQLPQVWCEPFADSSQVPTLLASQLLGARKPVALTGDGGDELFFGHPSYGRALRNARLCGGLPEWVRSLARQGGRHLDAERARLGGWRALLAEVSADDVEGHYLQRVSRWRDPARVVRGAREPATVFGQRDLAMPAEARIQLLDFRMDLAEGILVKVDRAAMACGVETRSPLLDMEVVRLAWRLPQHLKYHDGEHKRILKHLLARYLPEPLVYRPKRGFGPPMASWLAGPLRDWAEALLDPRLLREQGCFDAPRVRALWEAFLRGERKWHTHLWNVLMFQAWHVHWHGARSLRPAHVPLPDVRAA